A segment of the Eleutherodactylus coqui strain aEleCoq1 chromosome 6, aEleCoq1.hap1, whole genome shotgun sequence genome:
CACTCGTGGAAACTAATTGCAGtttccacgagcggaggaaaaatcgcagcatgctccatttttgtgcggattccgcacagacagcttccattgaagtcaatgaaagccgttcgACCCGCTGCCcacctgcaattgacattgtggacaggtcgcAGATTTCGCTTCAACACCTAGCAAGGGCACGGGAAGagaatgagttaaaaaaaaaatctgtattacgCATGTCCAACGGTGGTTTGCCACGACCATGGAAGAAACAAGTaggctggggtcaccggccgtgTTCAGAACCGgaatctgctgtggaaatccaaATGCAGAATCCGACTCTGCCATGTGCAGATGGCGTAAATTTGGAGAAGTGATAGAGGAGCATCCTACTGATAGAGGTAACTAAACTCATGAGAGTGATGATACATTGACTCTACTAGTCTTGGAGTAGAGAGTAGGGGTGGCACATTGTATCTATCCTAGAATCCTCCAGCAACCTCCAGCCCACCTAGCTATCCTGCTTTCTTAGGTTCCTGAACGGCAGCTCTGCCCGGCCATACATCTGCATAACCTCAGTGGATGTTTTGAAACTATCCAGATTTGCTTTTCACACTATGGGAAAGTTGTCCAACAATCCTTATATTGGCATCCatatggttgtcacccagctttcccagaaacaaaTATAACAAACTGTCAAACAGAATTATTAACCATTCATGAACAACTGGTAAAACTTGCTATCTAGATACTTTGTATGCTTCTCACACACTCAAGGTGGAAGTTGAGATTATGTCATATAACGTGTGAAGAATTATCTAGTAATCTCCACCAGTTTCCATGACCCTTCCGAGAACTTGTCGCTTCCCCACTCCCTGCTGGAATCCACTGGCTCCGCCCTCCTCTCATGTTATTCAGTGTTTACCCAGAGTCTCCGCccctgcacgtcacacacagagaACACATGGAAGTGTCTGGAAGCAGCTAGATCTGTTAGCAGTAAATATATAAGACACAGGAGTCGGACGTCCTGCAGTCCCGACCAAAGAGAAGATCCTGACAACCAGGGATCTTGTCCTCAGCTCAGACCCAAAGCTCCAGAGAAAGCAGCCAGAGATGCTTCCTTTCAGACTCCTCCAGTCCTTGCACAGTCCTCTGTATCTTTGCAGCAGACCTGCCCTCACACTATGGCCGGCAGCTTCACGCCTCATCTTCAGGCAGCTGgaagaggacatgatggacaTGGAGAATGACCTGGAGAGGAGAATGCAACCCGTCTACCAGGCTTATCCTCTAATGGAcatggacaggataagaagagcTGCCCAGAGCAGACGTCCTGCTGAGGGCGAATCTCCCTCCATgaggaaggaagggaaggaggaCTACAAGCTCACCCTGGACATCAGTGCCTTTTCTCCTCAGAAGCTGACAGTGAAGACAGAAGGCAAAAGACTTATCGTGTCTGGGAAGcatgagaagaaggaggaggatgaggatggtAGCTACTTCCATGAGTACAGggagtggagaagagaagctGAGCTCCCAGAAGATGTGAATCCAGAGGAAGTGCTCTGCTCCTTGTCTCAGGACGGACGGCTCCACTTCCAGGCTCCTCGCCGTGCGCTGCCACCTGCCCCAGAGAGGGCAATACCCATCACTGTTATCCAGAACCCAGTAGAGGGGCAACAGAAGACCGCAGAAATCAAGAATGACCAATCTAATGGAGAGCAGGAGGAAAGTCCAAGTTCTTCCTGAGAAGGAGGTGGGCTATGTCTTATTCATGGACTCTCAGTTACATACAAGATAATACTTTGCTCTCCTTCACCAAATTTTTAGAAGCTTCCTCCTATTTGCATTCTGGATAGTTATTTTAtgactttttatatttttaaactcCACATTTTcatgtaataatgtaatatatttttCAATAAACTTTTACATTGAATGTTTTGTGTTTCTAGGTCTCTTTTCTTCTAATAAAGCGTTTTACAGTAAAATAAGGTGTTAATAATAGTAATTGACCTTATACACATTTTTTTAGAGTTCTGTTTCTAGGAATGCTGCTTGACAACCAATATGCCTGCTATTATAACTTTCCTAGGGTTTATTGAAGCAGAGCTGTAAGCAGCAGCAGCTGCACACAGGACAGAGACAGGCACAggaggggtttgacaggaagcccatttagatggtacaaatgtcaggcaaacgatgcccgacacgcATCCCGGCACATGCTCGCTTTCCTGTTGCTGCactggagctagtatcgctggcttacaGCGAGGCCACTGTAGGAGATTTCACTCttcactctcccccacccctctccagtGACTTaatatagcagccgttcagtactaaacggctgctatttacactgagcaatcagctcatcgtccatcgtttatgctgcataaacgatggacgatgagctgatcgttcagtgtaaatagcagccattcagtactgaacggccgctatgttaagtcaatggagaggggcggtttagcgtgaggagagaaatctcctccagccggccCGCTGTGAGCAAGAGATACTAGCTCCAGTGCaggagcacgagagcgagtatgtgcgaaGACGAGAGTCAGGCattatttgcccgacattcgtcccgtctaaattggccttaatACGCAGTAAAATTGAGCATGCTTAGATTTTTTCTCATGACTATTAACGTGCAGTTTCCATACACACATGGGGATAGATCAACAAAAATCATTTGAATTTCATTGACTCCACTCACTGTGTATCCCGTGGCCGTGTAACGCACGAGTAATATTCGGATAAAaaatgcctgtggacatgagtcctaagggctcccacacacttgcgattgcgttttttgttaacgcgattgtcaattggactttctatggtaaaaaatgcaatgcaacgcaactgcgtttttggtgcattgcgttgcgtttttaacattagaaagtcccattgacaatcgcgttaacaaaaaacgcaatcgcaagtgtgtgggagcccttaagggtgactacccactacagttttttttcactgcgaaattcgcagcgcttttttttctgcaggggcctatgggacttgtaatgttaaaaatcgcaattttgcgcgatcacgattttaacatcacaagtcccatagacccctgcagaaaaaaaagcgctgcgaatttcgcagtggaaaaagactgtagtgggtagtcacccttagtcaGAGCATCACGGTGATTGTGTAGAACATGCTGATCAGAAACTGGCCTTAACCCCAGGATAGGGGTCACTTGCTGAAcggtggggatctcactgctggGACACCCAAAGCAATCTtaagaacgggggtcccatgtccctcatcctcctcactgcggggttactgTACACCtcacaatgaggaggagactgagtgaAGAACTGGTCATACAAGCGCACCAGCGATCCATTCACTTAAAATGGGACTGCTGAGCACCCGAGAGATGTAcctgctcaggtatttccatcactgccattgaaatgaatggagtgctgaccatgCATACTCATCCAGCGCTCAATTCAGAGTGATAGCATTGCGGGCAGAGAAGCGATCCCTAcaatatcctgtagataggggataatttgataATCTAGTAAATCCCTTTAAGGATTCATATTTGTTTTTCCTTCCCTATTTAAAAAAACCTTTCTATTTTTCTGTCTCCATAgacgtttttttttgcagggcaagctgtagtttctattggtagtaGCATGTTAgggtacatacatctttttttttttttttaaccgaacatgtatttttatttttttattttttttaattaaaatctttatttgtagttTAAACTTGagtacagaaagaagagggaagggagggggtttacataattactagagataggcgagcaccaaagtgctcgggtgctcgttactcgggacaaaattatcgcgatgctcgagggttcgtttcgagtaacgaaccccattgaagtcaatgggcgacccgagcatttttgtatatcgccgatgctcgctaaggttttcatttgtgaaaatctgggcaattcaagaaagtgatgggaacgacacagcaacggatagggcaggcaaggggctacatgttgggctgcatctcaagttcccaggtcccactattaagccacaatagcggcaagagtggggcccccctcccaacaacttttacttctgaaaagccctcattagcaatgcataccttagctaagcaccacactacctccaacaaagcacaatcactgcctgcatgacactccgctgccacttctcctgggttacatgctgcccaacccccccgcacgacccagtgtccacagcgcacacaaaaatgtccctgcgcagccttccgcTGCacccatgccacaccacgctcatgtctatttataagtgcgtctgccatgaggaggaaccgcaggcacacactgcagagggttggcacggctaggcagtgaccctctttaaaaggggcggggcgatagcccacaatgctgtgcagaagccatgagaaatataatcctgtgccactgccatcaggagctgcacacgtgggcatagcaatggggaacctatgtgccacacactattcattctgtcaaggtgtctgcatgccccagtcagaccgcggtttttttataaatagtcacaggcaggtacaactccgcaatgggaattccgtgtgcacccacagcatgggtggctccctggaacccaccggctgtacataaatgtatcccattgcagtgcccatcacagctgaggtaacgtccgattaaatgcaggtgggcttcggcccacactgaatgccccagtcagactggggttctttagaagtggacacatgcagttacaactccgtgtggaccgacagcatgggtgggtgccaggaagccaccggcggtacataaatatatcccattgcattgcccatcacagctgatgtaacgtcagctttaatgcaggtgggcaaaaaattaattggattacactgtaggcgagggccccaaaaaattggtgtaccaacagtactaatgtacctcagaaaaattgcccatgcccaaccaagagggcaggtgaaacccattaatcgctttcgctaatgtggcttaatttgtaactaggcctggaggcagcccagttaaaataaaaattggttcaggtgaaagtttcaacgctttaatgagcattgaaacgtataaaaattgtttacaaaaataacatgactgagccttgtgggcctaagaaaaattgcccgttcggcgtgattacgtcaggtttcaggaggaggagcaggaggaggaggaggatgaatagaatacacagattgatgaagcaaaaaggtccccgttttggatggtgatagagaacgatgcttccatccgcgggtgcagcctacgtattgcttaggtatcgctgctgtccgctggtggagaagagaagtctggggaaatccaggctttgttcatcttgatgagtgtaagcctgtcggcactgtcggttgacaggcgggtacgcttatccgtgatgattcccccagccgcactaaacaccctctctgacaagacgctagccgcaggacaagcaagcacctccagggcatacagtgcgagttcaggccacgtgtccagcttcgacacccagtagttgtagggggcagaggcgtcaccgaggacggtcgtgcgatcggctacatactccctcaccatccttttacagtgctcccgccaactcagccttgactggggagctgtgacacagtcttgctggggagccataaagctggcaaagtccttggagaatgttcccc
Coding sequences within it:
- the LOC136631423 gene encoding heat shock protein 30C-like, coding for MLPFRLLQSLHSPLYLCSRPALTLWPAASRLIFRQLEEDMMDMENDLERRMQPVYQAYPLMDMDRIRRAAQSRRPAEGESPSMRKEGKEDYKLTLDISAFSPQKLTVKTEGKRLIVSGKHEKKEEDEDGSYFHEYREWRREAELPEDVNPEEVLCSLSQDGRLHFQAPRRALPPAPERAIPITVIQNPVEGQQKTAEIKNDQSNGEQEESPSSS